The sequence below is a genomic window from Nitrospirota bacterium.
AGAGATGGTGATGCCTGGAGACAACGTCAGCATGACGGTAGAGCTGATCTCACCGATAGCGATGGAGAAGGAACTGAGGTTCGCAATCAGGGAAGGTGGCCGCACGGTTGGTGCCGGTGTCGTCACCGAGGTCATGGTATAGCCCATGAGAGATATATTTCTATTCCAGTGTACCGAATGCAAGAATAAGAATTATTCGACCATGAAGAACAAGAAGAACACAACGGACAAGCTTCAGCGGAAAAAATACTGCAGGAGCTGCATGAAACATACCATGCACAAGGAAACGAAAGCGTAGATGAGTGTAGGCCAGTAGCTCTAACGGCTAGAGCATCGGACTCCAAATCCGAGGGCTGGGGGTTCGAATCCCTCCTGGCCTGCCAACT
It includes:
- the tuf gene encoding elongation factor Tu (EF-Tu; promotes GTP-dependent binding of aminoacyl-tRNA to the A-site of ribosomes during protein biosynthesis; when the tRNA anticodon matches the mRNA codon, GTP hydrolysis results; the inactive EF-Tu-GDP leaves the ribosome and release of GDP is promoted by elongation factor Ts; many prokaryotes have two copies of the gene encoding EF-Tu), which gives rise to EMVMPGDNVSMTVELISPIAMEKELRFAIREGGRTVGAGVVTEVMV
- the rpmG gene encoding 50S ribosomal protein L33 — translated: MRDIFLFQCTECKNKNYSTMKNKKNTTDKLQRKKYCRSCMKHTMHKETKA